The sequence GCACCCACTTCCGCGGGTGGGCGAAGCAGCCGACGCTCCGCACCGTGCAGGGGACTCTCGAGGCGGCCCTCGCGCGGATCGTCGGCTCCGACGTGCAGTTCGTCGTCGCGGGCCGCACCGACGCGGGAGTGCACGCCAGCGGTCAGGTCGCGCACGTCGACCTCGACGAGAAGCAGTGGTCGCGCATCGAGGCCAGGCAGGGGCGGGCTCCGCTGGCTCCCGCAGAGACCATCGCCGGGCGCATGCGCGGGGTGCTCGGTGCCTACTCCGATGTCACCGTCACGAAGACGTCGATCGCTCCCGAGGGGTTCGACGCCCGGTTCTCGGCGGTGTGGCGGTGTTACCGCTACCGTCTCGCCGATACCCAGGCCGGGTTCGACCCGCTGCGTCGGCACGACACGACGAACATCCGCGGGAATCTCGACGAACAGGCGATGGATGCCGCGGCTCGCAGCCTCATCGGCCTGCACGACTTCGCTTCGTACTGCAAGCCGCGCGAAGAGGCGACGACGATCCGCACGCTGCTCGACTACCGCTGGGTGCGTGATGCCGAGGGCGTTCTCATCGCCGAGGTCAAGGCCGACGCGTTCTGCCACAGCATGGTGCGCGCACTCGTCGGCGCGTGCGCGGCGGTGGGGGAGGGACGCCTCGACGTCGAGGATGTCGTGCTGCTGCGCGACGCCCTGACGCGCACCAGCGAGTTCAAGGTCCTGGCGGCGCGCGGCCTGATCCTCACCGAGGTCGGCTACCCCGCCGACGAGCTGCTCGCGACGCGCGCGGAGCAGACGCGGGCTCGACGTGACGGTACGAGCCGCGTTCGTGATCCGGAGCCCGACCACAGCCTGGGCGAGTAGCGTGGAACGGTCATGAAGGTCATCTCGTACAACCTCCAGAAGCATCGCGCGGCCGGTGAACTCGCCGCCATCGTCGGCGAGCACGACCCCGACATCCTGTGTCTGCAGGAGTGCGACGTTCCGGAGCTGCCCGCAGAGATCGGCGACCTGGTCCTCGCGGATGCGACGCAGGGCAACCGCCTCGGGCTCGCGCTGTTCTACCGCTCGAGCACCTACCATCTGCAGTCGATCCGCACCCTCGGGTTGAAGAAGTCGCTGCACGACCGGATCGCGAAACCCGCTCACGAGCGTGTGCTCGGCGCTCGGCTGCGTGACATCGACGACGCCCAGGATTTCATCGTCGCCTCGTTCCATGCCGCACCGCTCACCGCACTGAACTCGTTGCGTCGGCACCAGATCCGCGCGGCGCTCACCGAGCTCGCGACTCTCGGGGAGGGTCTGCCGCAGCTGATGGTCGGCGACTACAACTACCCGATCTTCAAGGAGAACCTCGGTCAGGCCGTGCGCGACCACGGTTATGCCCTCTCGCTCAGCGACGACCACACCTACACGCGCTACCGGGTGTTCCGCGGGCACTACGACTTCGCGACCTCGGCCGGTTTCGAGATCGAGCGCATCACGACGCTGCCCCAGGGGTCGAGCGACCACCGCCCGATCCTGGTCACGGTCAAACCCGACTGAGTCGGCGGTTTGGGCATCCGCGCCCGGTGGCGTATGATTTCCCTTTGGTGCCTTTCCCGTTCGCGGGAAGTGGGCATCGTCCGAACGTGAGCCCTCCACTGGCGTGTTCCTCCCTGTCGGGAAGAACCACCCCGGAGTGGGATTCACGAACTTCTCCGTTCGACACAAGAAAGCAGCACTATCGTGACGCGCACTTACACCCCCAAGGCTGGCGAAGTCCAGCGCGATTGGGTCGTCATCGACGCCACCGACGTCGTTCTCGGCCGTCTGGCTTCGCACGCCGCTACGCTCCTGCGTGGCAAGCACAAGCCGACCTTCGCCAACCACATCGACTCGGGTGACTTCGTCATCATCGTGAACGCCGACAAGGTCGCGCTCACCGGTCAGAAGCTCCAGAAGAAGCTGGCCTACCGCCACTCGGGTTACCCGGGCGGCCTG is a genomic window of Microbacterium maritypicum containing:
- the rplM gene encoding 50S ribosomal protein L13 codes for the protein MTRTYTPKAGEVQRDWVVIDATDVVLGRLASHAATLLRGKHKPTFANHIDSGDFVIIVNADKVALTGQKLQKKLAYRHSGYPGGLKSVTYAELLEKNPVRAVEKAIRGMLPKNSLGRQQLTKLKVYVGAEHPHAAQQPQTYTLDQVAQ
- the truA gene encoding tRNA pseudouridine(38-40) synthase TruA; this encodes MRIRLDIAYDGTHFRGWAKQPTLRTVQGTLEAALARIVGSDVQFVVAGRTDAGVHASGQVAHVDLDEKQWSRIEARQGRAPLAPAETIAGRMRGVLGAYSDVTVTKTSIAPEGFDARFSAVWRCYRYRLADTQAGFDPLRRHDTTNIRGNLDEQAMDAAARSLIGLHDFASYCKPREEATTIRTLLDYRWVRDAEGVLIAEVKADAFCHSMVRALVGACAAVGEGRLDVEDVVLLRDALTRTSEFKVLAARGLILTEVGYPADELLATRAEQTRARRDGTSRVRDPEPDHSLGE
- a CDS encoding endonuclease/exonuclease/phosphatase family protein, which encodes MKVISYNLQKHRAAGELAAIVGEHDPDILCLQECDVPELPAEIGDLVLADATQGNRLGLALFYRSSTYHLQSIRTLGLKKSLHDRIAKPAHERVLGARLRDIDDAQDFIVASFHAAPLTALNSLRRHQIRAALTELATLGEGLPQLMVGDYNYPIFKENLGQAVRDHGYALSLSDDHTYTRYRVFRGHYDFATSAGFEIERITTLPQGSSDHRPILVTVKPD